One Helicobacter sp. MIT 21-1697 genomic window carries:
- a CDS encoding DUF3015 family protein — MKKVFISVALSASLVSGAFAAANSNTGCGLGSYLIDKQGILWNLFQVTTNHTSGTQTFGITSGTSGCKSGKVAMDSRTQEFVAANMDALSQEIAQGRGEHLDTLVELLNVADKDAFKIALQENYNKLYASKDAQSADVLDGAATL; from the coding sequence TGTAGCTCTTAGTGCAAGCCTAGTAAGTGGTGCTTTTGCTGCAGCAAATAGCAATACAGGGTGCGGACTTGGCTCATATCTTATTGATAAACAAGGTATTTTGTGGAATCTTTTTCAAGTAACCACAAACCACACTTCTGGGACACAAACTTTTGGTATCACTTCAGGGACTTCTGGCTGTAAAAGTGGTAAGGTCGCTATGGATAGCCGCACTCAAGAATTTGTAGCTGCAAATATGGATGCTCTTTCTCAAGAAATAGCTCAAGGCAGAGGCGAACACCTTGATACGCTTGTAGAATTATTAAATGTAGCGGACAAAGATGCTTTTAAAATAGCACTCCAAGAAAACTACAACAAGCTCTACGCAAGCAAAGATGCTCAAAGTGCAGATGTGCTTGATGGAGCTGCTACTCTTTAA